The genomic interval TGTAAAAGAAAACATGCGCTGGGTCGATGAAGGTTCCATCGTCACTTCCGCAGGCATTTCGGCTGGCATTGACATGAGTCTGCACCTTGTGGAACGCCTGATGGGGAAAGAGTTAGCCCTTAACACCGCTAAACAAATGGAGTTTGACTGGACGCAAAACGGTTAGGCTTTTTGATCTTAAGTAAGGTTATTTTATATTTTTTGTGTCTAAAATTCTTTACATGTAAAGATAAACGATGAAATGAGAATAAATAAAAAAACCCGTTCCCCATTTTTATGTCATAAGTAGGCTAATATGGATCAAGCAATAATGGTAAGAGAAAAATCTGTTTACATATTCATGTATGATGATGGCAAACGTGTTCTTAGTGCACTCGCATTTCTAACAATGATCATATTAGGGTTAGGATGTATGTGTTTAAATCAATGGGTTACTTTAATCTTTGGTGGATTAGTAGTTGTTGCAGGGATATGTAAATTCGTAGATGCTTGCTTTTTCAAACGTATAATAATAAGTAAAACTCATATTACAAAAGAATGGTTTTACCTTGGCAAACGAAGTATCAAGCTTTCCAATCTGCAAGCTGGCGTTGTAAAAGGATTGTGGAGTGGCACAATTTTTTTTCAGCAAAAAGACCACATTGGGTTGAATCGAATTCCTATGCAACTTGAAATATTTCCAATTGGAAACACAGGGTTTAATCTCATTAGAAAGATACTCATTCAAAAAAGAATAATTAACGGCGATGAGCTCTCATGGAACAATTCATAGGAAATAAAGCGGGCAAGCTACTTTTATCGCTCTTTTGGCTCCATATTTTGTTCGTTATCACCCTCTTTTGATCTGAATAATACTCTGACAAACCCCTAAATGATCACTTATTGCTTCGACTTTTAGCCCCGCCATTTCGACTAACTTGATAAAATCTTTGGAATGGTACATTTTACTGCATCCGTTTGCCATTGCGGTGAAATAAGGCGAGGTGTTGATGATGCAAAACGCCGATGTTTCAAAGCGTTGCCTGTCCCAAAAGGGCTCCATAATGCACAGCCTGCTTGTATCGCTCATCGCTTCTTTGGCTTTGCTCAAAATGGAGACGATGTCGTCTTCGCTAAAGCAGTCTAAAAATTGACTCATCCAGATGATGTCAAACCCTTTTGGAAACGTATGCGAAGCCTCCAAAACATTGGCAGGCAAAAGAGAAATCTGCTCACTCAATCCCTCCTTTTCGATGTTTTCGCGCGCCAATGCAAGCTGTTCTGGCAAATCCATAATGCTTACATGTAAAGCAGTATCGCGCTTTGCGATGAGCATTGAAAACTTGCCCGTATTGCCTCCTACATCGAGAATTTTAGTAGGTTTGAGGCTCAAAAGGTGTTCAACTGCCTCAGGAAAGGCGCTGTCGGAATAGAAATGATCAAAGGTAAACCAACT from Sulfurospirillum multivorans DSM 12446 carries:
- a CDS encoding class I SAM-dependent methyltransferase; this encodes MNPFFEDNDSVSALEAQYNAQRIAFAPIVFQVARSMRDLGVLKALYEHKEGMSIEALAKETNLSEYGITTLIETSLSADIVKQKGELYFITKTGYFLLNDPMSIANMDYNHHVNYQGLFSLDEAIKSGKPTGLKVFGEWETIYPALSILPEKAKQSWFTFDHFYSDSAFPEAVEHLLSLKPTKILDVGGNTGKFSMLIAKRDTALHVSIMDLPEQLALARENIEKEGLSEQISLLPANVLEASHTFPKGFDIIWMSQFLDCFSEDDIVSILSKAKEAMSDTSRLCIMEPFWDRQRFETSAFCIINTSPYFTAMANGCSKMYHSKDFIKLVEMAGLKVEAISDHLGVCQSIIQIKRG